Within the Agromyces atrinae genome, the region ACGACGACGCTCGGCCGGTTCTTGTCGCGTTCGACCATGCGCCGCGTGCGGTCGAGCAGGGCGTCGCTCCACTCGGGCGTCGCGGGCGGGTTGCCCTCCCACCCGGCGTAGATGAAGCCGTGCGTCTCGAGGTCGCCTTCTTCGACGACCCACAGGCCGTACTCGTCGCAGAGGCGCAGGAACTCGGGGTGCGGCGGGTAGTGACTGGTGCGCACCGCGTTGACGTTCGCCTGCTTCATCATGCGGATGTCGCGGATCATCGTCTCGCGGCTGAGAGTGCGGCCCGTGTCGGGGTCGTGCTCGTGCCGGTTGACGCCGCGGAAGAACACCTTCCGCCCGTTGACGGTGAGCACGCCGTCGACGATCGCGACCGTACGGAAGCCGATCGACAGCTCGACGATCTCGCCCGCCGATTCGAGCGTTCCCCGGTAGAGACGCGGCTGCTCGGCCGACCACGGTTCGACCGGGATGACGGCCGTCGACCCCGCGGGCATCTCGATGCCGAGCTCGGGAACACGCACGGTCGCGGCGACGTCGGCGGTCACGGTGAGAGTGCCCTCGCCGGTGACGTGGTCGTAGTCGGCGACGACGTGGTGGTCGTCGATCGAGCCCGCCGGGCGCTCGAGCAGCTCGACGTCGCGGAAGATGCCGGGCAGCCACCACATGTCCTGGTCTTCGACGTAGGTGCCGCTCGACCAGCGGTGCACGCGCACGAGCAGCACGTTCTCACCGGCGACGACGGGGGCATCGAACTCGAACGGCAGGCGGCTGCCCGTCGCGTAACCGAGCTCGCGGCCGTTGAGCCACACCTTCGCGGCCGAGTCGACGCCCTGGAAACGCAGTACCGCGGGGCCGAAGTCGGCGGGCACGTCGAAGACGAGTCGGTGGTCGCCCGTCGGGTTCTCGGTCGGCACGCGCGGGGGATCGATCGGGATCGGCAGCGCGGTGTTCGTGTAGAGCGGGCCTTCGTCGCTGCCGCGGAGCGACCGGGCCGGGCCACCCGCGAGCGGCGTGACGTCTTCGAGCACCCAGTGCGCGGGAACGCGCAGCGCGTCCCACGCGGAGTCGTCGAAACCGGGCGAGGAGATCTCGGCGCCGTCGCCCGCTCCCGCCGCGGTCGGGGCGAGCCGGAACCGCCACGTACCGCCGAGGTCGAGGCGGCGTGCGTTCGAGAGCGCGTCGGCGCGCGGAGCGCGGCGTCCGGCGCCGGGCGCGGTGGATTCCCAGTAGTTCGTCACGGTGTTCCCTGTCAGTCGACGACGGTGGAGGGCGCGGGGCCGAGGTTCTCGAGGTCGCTCCAGAACGTCTCGGGCACGACGGCGACCCGGCGTTCCTCGAGCTGGGCGATGCGCGCGGTCGACGAGATGCCGACGACGGTCGAGTCGATGAGCGGCGAGCGCAGCGAGAAGTGCAGTGCGGCGGTCGGCAGGTCGATGCCGTGGCGCGCGCACAATGCCTCGACGCGTTCGACCCACGCGATGAGCGCGGGGGTCGACGGTGTGTAGGCGTAGGTTCCGCCCGAGGCCGAACCGCGTGCGAGCAGACTGCCGCCGAACGGCGCGGCGTTGAAGGTGCCCATGCCGCGCTCACGCGCGTCGTCGAGCAGCGCCCGTGCGCTCTGGTCGACGATCGTGAACCGGTTGTGGGTGAGCACGGCGTCGAAGAGCCCCGAGGCGACGTAGCGCGAGACGACGCTCACACGACCGGCCGCGATGCCGATCGCGTCGACGAGACCCTGCTCCTTGAGTTCGAGCATGCCGGCGACGGCACCACCCGGGGCCATCGCCTCCTCGAACGTGATCGTGTACGGGTCGTGCAGGTGCAGCAGACCGATGCGGTCGACGCCGAGACGTGCGGTGCTCTCCTCGAACGAACGCCACACGCGGTCACGGTCGAAGACGCCCGTCGCGGGGTCACGGTCGGTCTTCGTGACGATCGGGCGCGGGTCGGCGACCGCACGCCGGGCGAGCCCGAGCACCGCTTCGCTGCGACCCTCGGAGTACATGTTCGATGTGTCGACGACCGCGTACGGACCGCTCAGCATCGCTGTCGCGAGCTCGACGGCCGCGGCCTCCTCGGCGCTTCCGGGCTCGGTGCCCTGGCCGAGGCCCGAGGTACCGAGTGTGAGCGGGCTGACCTCGATGCCGGTCGCGCCGAGCGTGCGCGGGTCGATAGGTGTCGTCATCGTTCCTCCTCGTGGGGGTCCTGCTGGATGTAGACGTGGGCGCCCCACGCGTCGATCGTGATCTCGGTGTGCGCAGGCGTCGGTGCGCCGAGCAGGTCGACGACGTCGACGGGCACGATCACGCGCACCGCCTCGCCCGACCAGTTGTGCACGAACCACAGACGTGCGCCGCTCGCGTTCCGTCCCGACGTCACCATGACCGGAGTCTCGACGCGCCAGACCGCGGCGACGCGATCGGGCACGAACGCCTCCGCGAGATCGCGCGCGAACACCCGGTCGGGCACGGTGCCGACGACGCTCACCCGACCGGCGCCGAAAGCGCGCGTCGTCACCGCCGCGAACGACCCGAAGAACGGATGACGGTAGCCGGCGAGAACCGCCGCCTCGTCGTCATCAGCCGGAACCAGCCCGTCGGCCCACAGCGTCGCGGCCGCACCCGTCGACACGGCGAGTGCCGCGGAACCCGTGACCTCGACCGGCCCGGCGAGGTTCGACCACTCGCTGTAACCGACGCCCGCGGCATCCGTCAGCTGTTCGGGCAGCCGACCCGAACGGGCGCGACCGAGCTCGTCGCCCGTCGCCGTGCGGGGGCCGAGCACGAGGTGCCCGCCCGCGTCAGCGTAGGCGCGGAGGAGCGCGAGCGTCGCGTCGTCGGCGACCCCGAGGCCTGCCGCGACGAGCACGGGGAAGGCGGCGACGAGCGCATCGGGCGTGTAACCGGCTAGATCGGTGTCGTGCACGAGGCGCACTTGCGCGCCCGCTTCGAGGAGCCCGCGATAGAAGGGAGCGATGATCTGGTCGTACGCGTCGGCGCGCGGCCCGGGCACTCGCGAGGGCACGGGCGGCTCGAACTCCATGAACCATCGGCTGTCGCCGGAGACGACGAAGCCGACATCCGCATCGGGCCGGAAGCCCGCCGTGAGCGGGCCGAGCGCGTCGAGATCGGAGCCGAGGGCGGCGACCTCGTCATAGATGCGACCCGGCTCGCCCGAGTGCGGCAGCACGCCGCCCCAGTTCATCTCGGTGCCGGTCGTGAGGGTGTTCCAGTGCCAGTACTCGATCATCGCGGCGCCGCGCGCGACGAGCGCGAGGGCGACCTGACGCAGCTGGCCGGGGTACGGCGGAAGGTTGAGGTCGCTGCCGCCGATCGACTGCGCGTTCGTCTCGGCGACGAGGAAGCGCCGCCCGCCGGATGCCGCGTACGAACGATCGGCCGAGAGCAGGAGCCCCCACACCCCGGTCGTCACCCACGTCGCGACGGGCGCGAGGTCGAGGCGCGCATCGAGGTGGTCCTGCGTGCCGTAGTAGAGGTTGACCGAGGCGACGTCGAGCTCGTTCGCGACGCGCACCTCGTCCATCGCGACGCGCGTCAGGGCGAGGCACGTCGTGACGAAACGGCCGCCCGTCGCGTACTCGCGTACGATCGCGGCCTGACGGCCGATGAAGCGCGCGACCTCGGCGCCCTGGAAGCGACGCCACGCGAGGTCGTACTGCGGGATCGTGTTGCCCGCGGGGCGCCACAGCTCGTCGAAATCGGTGAGGCGATGCGACCAGTACGTGAGACCCCAGGCCTCGTTGAGCGCGTCGACGTCGCCGAACTCGTCGCGCAGGCTCTGCACGAACCGGGCGAAGACGGCGTCGTTGTGCAGCAGGTGCAGGCCCGGCTCGTTGTCGACCTGGAAACCGATGATCGCGGGGTGCTCGGCCCAGCGCCCGAGGATCGCCCGGATGACGCGCTCGCAGTACCCGAAGAACTCGTCATTCGTGAGGTCGATCTCTTGGCGCCCGCCCCACGGGATGCGCGAACCGTCGGCCCGCTCGGCCGCGAACTCGGGGTGGGCGCGCTGCATCCACGGCGGGATGGCGTAGGTCGGCGTACCGAGGATGACGCGGATGCCGCGCGCGTGGGCCGCATCGAGCGCGGGCCCGATCCACTCGAGGTCGAACTCGCCGTCGCGCGGCTCCCACGTCGACCAGACGGACTCCCCCATGCGGATGACGGTGACGGATGCCGCGCGCATGAGGTCGAGGTCACGCTCGAGACGATCGAACCCGACGTATTCGGGGTAGTACGCGGCGCCGAAGAGGATGCGGGTTTCGGGAAGGGTCACGTGTGCGGGTGCCTGGTCTCCCCGATGCGACATTGCATATCCATTCTGCTATGAATCTCATTGCAAAGCCTACCCGCGCGCTCGCCGCCCCCACAAGCGCCCGCCCCCGTCATCTCCTCGCCCGTCCCACCGTCTCGGCGTCACGTTTGTGCTCTTCAGGGCGCACGAACAGCACATCCGTGACGCCGAGACTGTTTCGTTTGGGCGTCACGTTTGTGCCCTTCAGGGCGCGCGAAGAGCACATCCGTGACGCCGAGACTGTTTCGTTTGGGCGTCACGACACGCTGGTCATCGCGGACTTACCCAGCGTGTCGTGACGCCGAGACGTGTAAGTACGCTCGGGCGGGGGTCAGCCGGCGGTGGAGGCTCGGATGACGAGCTCGGGCTGGAAGACGATGTGCTCGTGCTCGGTCGACTCGCCCTCGGTCTCCTTGAGCAGCAACTGCACGGCGGTGTACCCGATGAGCGCGGCGGGCTGACGGATCGACGAGAGCGGCACCACGGCCGCCGACGCGAAGTCGATGTCGTCGTACCCGATGAGGGCGATGTCGCCCGGCACGCGCACGTCGCGCATCATCGTGAGCGCCTGCAGCAGTCCCATCGCGAGCAGATCGTTCGCGGCGAACACGGCATCCGGTCGGTCGGCGGGGTCGCGCGCGATGATCGCCTCACCCGCGGCGCGGCCCTCGAGCACCGAGAGCGCGTCGGTGCCGATGCGTTCGAGGGCGGCATCCTCCACCTCGGCGACGGCCTTCGCCGCACCCTCGTACCGGTCGCTCACCTGCCGGATCGCCTCGGGCCCGCCGACGAACGCGAGGCGACGCCGGCCGATGTCGAGCAGGTGCTTCGCGGCGAGGTATCCGCCCACGACATCGTCGACCGAGACCGACGAGAAGCTCTGGTCGCCGGCCTCGCGGTCGACGAGCACGACGGGGATGCCGCGGGAGCGGATGCGTTCGAGCGCGGGGAGGTCGTCGTCGAGCGGCGAGATGAGCACGCCGCGCACGCGCTGCTCCTCGAAGTGATCGAGGTAGGAGCGCTCGCGCACCGAGTTCTGGTCGCTGTTGCCGAGCAGCACGGCGAGGTTGTCTTCGGCCGCGCGGTCTTCGGCTCCGCGCGCGACGTCGGTGAAGAACGGGTTGCGCACGTCGAGCACGACGAGCCCGATCGACCGGCTGCGACCGGCGCGCAGCTGTCGCGCGGCGTCGTTGCGCACGAAGCCGAGGTCTTCGATCGCCGCGAGAACTCGCGCGACGGTCGTCGGCGACACCTTCTCGGGTCTGTTCAACACATTGGAAACGGTTCCCACGGAAACGCCGGCCGCCGACGCGACATCGCGCACACTCATCGCCATGCCCAGCACCCCCTGCTCGTTAGCGGCATGAGCGAGAGTGTAGGGCATCGGTTCACGAGCGCGTCTGCTTCATGACGCCCGCGCGATCTTCGCGAACATGTCTTCGAGCAGGAACCGCGTGTCGACCTGCTCGCAGACGAAGATCCGCTGCGGCTTCGACGACGGCTCGTAGTCGCCCGCGGCGGTGAATCGCACGGGCGTCTGCGGCCGGAACACTCCCGAGAACGGCTCGAGCATGAGTCCGATCGCGGGTGAGTCTCCGAGCGAGCGGCTCTCGATGGGGCGCGGATGCCAGCGCGCATTCCACGCGATGAGCTGGTCGACGAGGTAGCGGCCGAGTGCGCCGTGCGGGCCGACGCGAGCCTCGAGCTCGGCGTACGACACGTTGACGAGCCGGTAGATCGAGGCGGGCACCTGCCACACGGTGACACCCGAGTCGAAGACGACGTTCGCGGCATGGATGTCGTTGCCGAGGTTGTACTCGGGCGAGGCGCCGACGTGCACGAGGTCGCCGTAGGCGGGCCCGCCGATCCAGATGACGACGATGCTGCGATCCGCGATCGACGGGTCGAGGAGCAGCGCCGACGCCATGTCGGTGAGCGGCCCGAGGAACGCGATGTAGAGCGGCTCCTCGGTGCGGGATCCCGCCGGCACGTCGGGCGTCGCGTGGGCCTCCTCGATGATGAGGCGGGCGCCGGGCGAGTCGACGGGCATCGTCTCGTCGGGCAGCGCGTGCGGCGCGCCGTCGGCGACCGTGACGTCCGACCCGCCGAGCAGGTCGATGAGCTTGTCGATCTCGAGGCGCGAGTCCTTCTGGCTCTGAGCGCTCCGCCCCTCGCCGAAGTGCGCTCCGATGAGGCCGCGCACGTCGAGCGTCGGCGACAGCAGGGCGTGCACGATCGCGAACTGGTCGTCGGCCTCGTTCGCGGCATCCGTGTTGACGATGACGCGACGGCGGTTCTCGGCGCTCATCGGGCGACGCCCCGCTCGGCGTCGAGGGCTGCGAGGGCGTCGGCGACCGCCTCCTGCACGTCGGTGCCGGTGCGGTTCGAGAGCGTCTCGCCGAGCTCGCGATCGGGCAGCCACGGTGTGCGGAGCCGCAGCGCCTCGGCGGCCTCGGGCTTCCTGGCCTCGAGCACGTCGAGCACCGCCCGGTAGGCTGCGGGGTCGTCGACGATCTGGGCGAGGCTCGACTGCAGGCTGACGGATGCCGGCGGCGCGGTCACGACCGTGTCATCCACCGTCCACTCGTGCTCGCCCGAACCCACCTCGAGCTCCTCGCCGCCCGGCAGCACGACGCGAGCCGACGTGTTCGGCGGCACGATCGCCTCGATGCGGATGCGTCCGCCCTCGCGCTGCCACCCGACGCGCGCGGTGCCGTAGGGCGTGTGGTGCTCGGCGGCGGCGTGGTCGAAGCCCGGCAACGGGGTCGGGGCGATGCGGATGACGCGGTAGCCCGCTTCATCGGGGGCGAGACCGGCGACGACGCGGTGCAGCCAGTCGGCGACGGCCCCGAGCGCGTAGTGGTTGAACGACGTCATCTGACCCGGGTTGATGGTGCCGTCGGGCAGCATCGAGTCCCAGCGCTCCCAGATCGTCGTCGCACCCATCGTGACGGGGTAGAGCCACGACGGGTTCTCGGTCTGGGTCAGCAGTCGCGTCGCGGTGTCGACGTGGCCGGTCTCGGTGAGGGCGTCCTGGATGATCGGCGTGCCGACGAAGCCCGTCGAGATGCGGTAGCCCGAGCGTCGCGTGAGCTCGGCGAGGCGCGCACCGAGGGCGGCGTGCTGCTCCACGGGCGCGATGCCGAAGCGGATCGCCATCGCGTAGGCCGTCTGCGCGTCGGAGACCATGCGGCCCGACGGTGTGACGTACTCGTCGAGGAACGCGCGGCGCACCTCCTCGGCGAGCGCCCGGTACGTCACCGCGTCGTCCTCGTGGCCGAGCAGTTCGGCCGCGCGGGCGACGAGGTCGGTCGAGAGGAAGAGGTGTGCGGTCGCGACGATGTCGGCATCGGTCTTCGCATCGGCGGGCTGCTCGGGCGGCGCGTCGGGGTCGAGCCAGTCGCCGAACTGGAAGCGGCCCTCCCAGAGGCGCCGCTCGCCGGCGATGTCGAGCAGCGCGTCGGCCCAGCTCGTCATGCTCGGGTACTGGCGTGCGATCGTGTCGACGTCGCCGAAGCGTTCGGTGAGCACCCACGGCACGACGGTCGCGGCGTCGCCCCACGCGGCGGCGGGCCGGGCCGGGCCGAGCACGTTCGGAACGATGAACGGCACGATGCCGTCGGCGTTCTCCTGCTCGCGCGCGAGGTCGTCGAGCCACGAGTCGAGGAAGCCGCGCACGTCGTAGAGGAAGCTCGCGGTCGGCGCGAAGACCTGGATGTCGCCCGTCCACCCGAGGCGCTCGTCGCGCTGCGGGCAGTCGGTCGGCAGGTACAGGAAGTTGCCGCGAAGGCCCCACACGACGTTCTCGTGCAGCTGCGAGACGAGCGGGTCGCTCGTCTCGAACCATCCCGTGCGCTCCATGTCGCTGTGGATGACGATCGCCGTGACATCCGCGGGGTCGAACTCACCCGGCCAGCCCGAGATCTCGGCGTAGCGGAAGCCGTGGAAGGTGAACTCGGGCTCCCACTCCTCGACGCCGCCGCCCGCGAGCGTGTACGAGTCGGTCGCCGCGGCGGCGCGCAGCGGGCGCGTGCCGAGCTCGCCGTGCTCGAGCACTTCGGCGTGACGCAGCGTGATGACGGTGCCCGCGGGGCCCGAGACGCGGAGGTGCAGCCACCCGACGAGGTTCTGGCCGAAGTCGAGCAGGGTCGCGCCACTCGGCGACGTCGTGACCTCGACCACGGGGCGCTCCTCGATGCGGCGCACGAACGGGGAGGTGCGCGCTTCGGGCGTGACGATCGCATCGCCGGCCGCGGCCCGGGCCCAGCCCGAGTCGTCGAAGCCGACGCGCGCGAAGCCGTCGATCGCGAGGCGGGCGTCGTAGTGCTCGCCCTGGTAGAGGCTGCTCGAGACGAGCGGCCCCGTCGCCGCACGCCAGTCCGTGCCCGTCACGATCGTCTCGCTCGACCCGTCGGCGTACTCGACGACGAGCTGGGCGGCGAACGACGGCTGCTCGGCGTAGAACGTGCGGGCGTTCTCGCGGAAGCCGAACTCCTCGGTCGCCCACCCGCCCGCGAGTCGCACGCCGAGCGCGTTGCGTCCGCCGACGAGCAGGTCGGTGACGTCGGTCGTCTCGTGGATCTGGCGGAACTGGTACGGCGTCCAGCCCGGCTTCATGACCTGGTCGTCGACGTCGTCACCGTTGAGGGCGACCTGGTAGACACCGAGCGCCGTCGCGTAGAGCGTCGCCCGGCGCACGCCATCGCCGAGTTCGAACTCGGTGCGGAGGTACGCGGGCTGCGCGGCCGCGGCGGGTTCGGCGAGGCCGATGGATGCCGCGATCCATTCGCCCTCGGCGAGGAAGCCGCCGCGCAGTGCACGCGGTTCGCTCCAGTCGCCCGCGACACCGTCGAGTCCCGAGACGCGCACGCGCACCGCGACCTCTTCGCGCGGGGCGAGGGGCGCGAACGGCCACGCGACGCGCACCGAGGCGTCGCCGTCGATGCGGGCCTCCTCGGCGCCGCTCTCACGCTCGACGACGATCTCGGCGCTCGACTGCCGCCAGGACGGCGTCTCGACCTCGGTGATCCAGCTGAGGACCGGGGTCGGCGAGGCGACGACGTCGCTTCCGTAGGGGGCATCGGTGTCGATGCGGATGACGCGGGGCGATGCATGGCTCACGAGAGAAGGGCTCCTTGGAGTCGGTATCGGTGGGATGGATCAGGATTCGACGACGACGGGCGCCGTGACGACGATCTGGTGGATGCCGTGGCCGACCTCGCCCGCGGCATCCGTCGCGCCGTCGATCGTCACGGTCGACTCGGGCGAGACCGGAAGGTCGAGGGCGGCGCGCGAGCCGAAGGGCACGGTGAGATCGATGACGAGCGAGCCGTTCTCGACGGTCCACTCGATCGCGAGGCGACCGAGACGCGTGTCGATCGATGCGGCGGCGTGCTCGAGACCGGTGGCCGGGCGCGGGGCGACGTGCACGAGTCGGTAGCCGGGTTCGTCGGCGTCGGGCGCGAGGCCCGCGACCGTGCGGTAGACCCAGTCGATCATCGCGCCGTAGGCGTAGTGGTTGAACGAGAGCATGCTTCCCCCGCCGCCGTCGCCCGAACCGGCATCCATCGCTCCGCCGTGGATCGAGCCGTCGGGCAGGATCGCGTCCCAGCGCTCCCACACCGTCGTCGCTCCACGGTCGACCTGGTAGAGCCACGAGGGGGCGTCGCGCCGCAGCAGCATGAGGTACGCCTCGGCGAGGTGGCCCGAGTTCGAGAGCGCGAAGAGCACGAGCGGCGTGCCGAGGAAGCCCGTCGCGATGCGGCCGTTCTCGGCGCGCACGTTCGCGGCGAGCGCGTCGGCGATCTCGGCGCGGCGCTCAGCCGGAGCGAGGTCGAACTCGAGGGCGAGCGCGGCACCCGTCTGCGTCGTGATCGCCTCGTCGCCCCACGCTGTCCAGGTCGCGGCGGCGACGCGATCGGCGAGCGCATCGGCGTCGGACGCCCGGTCGGCGTCGCCGACGAGTCGCTCGGCGCGGGCGAGCAGTCGTGCCGAGTGCGCGTAGAACGCGTTCGCGACGTAGTCGCTCGAGACCTTGGCCTCCCAGGGGCGCTCGCCCGGGGCATCCGGGTCGAGCCAGTCGCCGTACTGGAAGGGCTCGGTCGGCAGCACGACGCCGTCGCCCGCGCGGTTCCGCAGGTGCTCGACCCAGCGACGCATGCTGCCGAGCTGCTGCTCGAGCGCCTCGGTCGAGCCGTACGACTCGTAGACGGCGAGAGGCACGATCGTCGCCGCGTCGGCCCAGCCGGCGCGACCCATGGGGTTCGTCGGAGTGCCGCCCATGAGCATGTCCTCGGGGCGGATGATGTCGGGCACGACCGACGCGACCCCGCCCTCGTCGGTCTGGTCGAGTTCGAGGTCGACGAGCCACGAGAGCCAGAACGACTCGGTGTCGAGGAGCGTGTTGGCGGTCGCGGCGAACGCCTGCGCGTCGCCCGTCCAGCCGAGCCGCTCGTCGCGCTGCGGGCAATCGGTCGGCACCGAGACGAAGTTGTCGCGCTGCGACCACAAGACGTTCGAGTGGAAGCGGTCGAGCGCCTCGTGCGACGACCGGAACTCGCCGCGCGGCGCGAGGTCGCTCGAGATCGCGACGGCCTCGGCCGAGACGACGCGCGCGTCGCTCACGACGTCGGCGTATCGGAAGCCGTGAAACGTGAACGTCGGTTCGAGCACCGTCTCGCCGTCGCGGGCGAGCGTGTAGACGTCGGTCGCGCGGGCCGAGCGGAGGGCCGCCGTGTGGAGCGCGCCCGAGGGCTCGAGAACCTCGGCGTGGCGCACGGTCACGGTGTCGCCCGCCGAGCCGTCGACGACGAGTCGCACCCAGCCGGAGACGTTCTGGCCCGAGTCGAGCACGACGCGGTCGCTCTGCTCGTCGACCGTCATCGGGCGGCGCTCGATGACGCGCACGGGCGGGGCGACGCGGGGGGCGAAGATCGCGCGATCGACGGGGACGACGGATGCCGGCTGCCAGCCCGAATCGTCGAAGCCGGCGTCGTGCACGGCGGGGTCGTCGGCGCGGAGGTCGATCGTCGTGCCGTCGTAGATGCTCGCCGTCTGCACGGCGCCGAAGCCGCCGCGCCACGTGTCGTCGGTCACGAGGGCGACGTCGCCGTCGATCTCGAGCTGGGCGAGGGCGCCGATGCGGTCGCCGTAGATCGCGGTGCGCGACGCGAAGCCCATGCGGCCGCGGTACCAGCCGTCGTTGACCTCGAGCACGAGCACGTTCGGGCCGCTGCGGAGCAGGCCCGAGACATCGTATGTATCGACGAGCACGCGCCCGTCGTAGCTCGTCCAGCCCGGCGTGAGCAGGGCGTCGGAGACGGGATGACCGTTGAGCCGCGCGTCGACGAGTCCGAGCGCGCTGAGGCGCAAGCGGGCCTCGCCGACGGGGCCGTCGATCGTGAACTCGCGGCGGAGGATCGGGTTGGGCCCGGCGATCTCGCTCGGGATGTCGATGACCGACGCCACGAGGTCGCTGCCTCGGATTCCGGCCTCGATCGCGACGGGCTCGCTCCACGCACTCCATCCGGCACCGGCGTCGATGCGCACGGCGTACTCGCGGCGTTCGCGGGGCTCGAGGGCGCTCGCACCGCGGATGCCGGTCTGGTCGGCGCTCGAGACCGGTTCGGCGACGGCCCAGTCGCCCGAACAACTGCGCTCGGCCAGCTGGTAGGCGTGCTGACGGGCATCCGGGCGGTCGGACTCGACCTGCCACGAGAGGCGCGGAACGAGGAGGGGGACTCCGAGCTGGCCCGGCGCGAACTGCGATCGGATCGAGATGATCCGCGTCGACGAGTCGGGCTCGGACGCGTTCGGGAGGGCTGTCATGGCCTGTCCTTTCGGTGGCGCACCATTGCGCACGGCTTAATCCTGAAACGATTCAAGGTCGAATGTCAACCGCCGCGCCGGGCCCCTCTTGCGTGCCTCGGATAAGGGGGAAGAACCGGTCGACCGCGTTACCCGATCGTTACATTTATCGATTGACTGCATTCGCCGCCGGTCGTACCTTACGAATGTTGAACCGTTTCAATACGGCGCACAGCACAGCCCTGGCAATGACGCCGGATCGCTGCTTTACAAGGAGGTAAAGGTATGAACTCTCGGAGTTCGATGAAGAAGAGCGTCTTCGCCCTCGTCGGTGCCGCCGCCCTCGTTCTTCCCCTCGCTGCGTGCAGCGCGGGTGACGGCGGAGACGGTGGCACGACGATCTCATTCCTGACGCAGAACTCGGATCAGAACATCGCCTCGGCTGAGGCGCTCATCGCAGCGTTCGAAGCCGAGAACCCCGACATCTCGGTGAACCTGGAGACACAACCCGCCGGCACCGAGGGCGACAACCTCATGAAGACGAAACTATCGACCGACGAGATGGACGATGTCTTCTACTACAACTCGGGTTCGCTGCTGCAAGCACTGAACCCCGATCAGTACCTCGTGAATCTGTCCGACGAGGCATGGGTCGCCGACCTCACCGACGACATGAAGACCGTCGTATCCACCGAGAACGGTCTCTACGGCGCTCCGTTCGGCACATCGCAGGCCGGGGCCGTGCTGTACAACAAGCCCATCTACGAGCAACTGGGCCTCAGCGTGCCGACGTCATGGTCGGAATTCGCAGCGAACAATGATGCGATCTCTGCGGCAGGCATCCCCGCCATCATCCAAACGTACGGCGACACCTGGACGAGTCAGCTCTTCGTGCTCGGCGATTTCGGGAACGTTCTCGCGCAAGACCCGGACTGGGCGGAG harbors:
- a CDS encoding aldo/keto reductase, with the protein product MTTPIDPRTLGATGIEVSPLTLGTSGLGQGTEPGSAEEAAAVELATAMLSGPYAVVDTSNMYSEGRSEAVLGLARRAVADPRPIVTKTDRDPATGVFDRDRVWRSFEESTARLGVDRIGLLHLHDPYTITFEEAMAPGGAVAGMLELKEQGLVDAIGIAAGRVSVVSRYVASGLFDAVLTHNRFTIVDQSARALLDDARERGMGTFNAAPFGGSLLARGSASGGTYAYTPSTPALIAWVERVEALCARHGIDLPTAALHFSLRSPLIDSTVVGISSTARIAQLEERRVAVVPETFWSDLENLGPAPSTVVD
- a CDS encoding beta-galactosidase — encoded protein: MTLPETRILFGAAYYPEYVGFDRLERDLDLMRAASVTVIRMGESVWSTWEPRDGEFDLEWIGPALDAAHARGIRVILGTPTYAIPPWMQRAHPEFAAERADGSRIPWGGRQEIDLTNDEFFGYCERVIRAILGRWAEHPAIIGFQVDNEPGLHLLHNDAVFARFVQSLRDEFGDVDALNEAWGLTYWSHRLTDFDELWRPAGNTIPQYDLAWRRFQGAEVARFIGRQAAIVREYATGGRFVTTCLALTRVAMDEVRVANELDVASVNLYYGTQDHLDARLDLAPVATWVTTGVWGLLLSADRSYAASGGRRFLVAETNAQSIGGSDLNLPPYPGQLRQVALALVARGAAMIEYWHWNTLTTGTEMNWGGVLPHSGEPGRIYDEVAALGSDLDALGPLTAGFRPDADVGFVVSGDSRWFMEFEPPVPSRVPGPRADAYDQIIAPFYRGLLEAGAQVRLVHDTDLAGYTPDALVAAFPVLVAAGLGVADDATLALLRAYADAGGHLVLGPRTATGDELGRARSGRLPEQLTDAAGVGYSEWSNLAGPVEVTGSAALAVSTGAAATLWADGLVPADDDEAAVLAGYRHPFFGSFAAVTTRAFGAGRVSVVGTVPDRVFARDLAEAFVPDRVAAVWRVETPVMVTSGRNASGARLWFVHNWSGEAVRVIVPVDVVDLLGAPTPAHTEITIDAWGAHVYIQQDPHEEER
- a CDS encoding LacI family DNA-binding transcriptional regulator produces the protein MAMSVRDVASAAGVSVGTVSNVLNRPEKVSPTTVARVLAAIEDLGFVRNDAARQLRAGRSRSIGLVVLDVRNPFFTDVARGAEDRAAEDNLAVLLGNSDQNSVRERSYLDHFEEQRVRGVLISPLDDDLPALERIRSRGIPVVLVDREAGDQSFSSVSVDDVVGGYLAAKHLLDIGRRRLAFVGGPEAIRQVSDRYEGAAKAVAEVEDAALERIGTDALSVLEGRAAGEAIIARDPADRPDAVFAANDLLAMGLLQALTMMRDVRVPGDIALIGYDDIDFASAAVVPLSSIRQPAALIGYTAVQLLLKETEGESTEHEHIVFQPELVIRASTAG
- a CDS encoding nucleoside hydrolase — translated: MSAENRRRVIVNTDAANEADDQFAIVHALLSPTLDVRGLIGAHFGEGRSAQSQKDSRLEIDKLIDLLGGSDVTVADGAPHALPDETMPVDSPGARLIIEEAHATPDVPAGSRTEEPLYIAFLGPLTDMASALLLDPSIADRSIVVIWIGGPAYGDLVHVGASPEYNLGNDIHAANVVFDSGVTVWQVPASIYRLVNVSYAELEARVGPHGALGRYLVDQLIAWNARWHPRPIESRSLGDSPAIGLMLEPFSGVFRPQTPVRFTAAGDYEPSSKPQRIFVCEQVDTRFLLEDMFAKIARAS
- a CDS encoding family 78 glycoside hydrolase catalytic domain → MSHASPRVIRIDTDAPYGSDVVASPTPVLSWITEVETPSWRQSSAEIVVERESGAEEARIDGDASVRVAWPFAPLAPREEVAVRVRVSGLDGVAGDWSEPRALRGGFLAEGEWIAASIGLAEPAAAAQPAYLRTEFELGDGVRRATLYATALGVYQVALNGDDVDDQVMKPGWTPYQFRQIHETTDVTDLLVGGRNALGVRLAGGWATEEFGFRENARTFYAEQPSFAAQLVVEYADGSSETIVTGTDWRAATGPLVSSSLYQGEHYDARLAIDGFARVGFDDSGWARAAAGDAIVTPEARTSPFVRRIEERPVVEVTTSPSGATLLDFGQNLVGWLHLRVSGPAGTVITLRHAEVLEHGELGTRPLRAAAATDSYTLAGGGVEEWEPEFTFHGFRYAEISGWPGEFDPADVTAIVIHSDMERTGWFETSDPLVSQLHENVVWGLRGNFLYLPTDCPQRDERLGWTGDIQVFAPTASFLYDVRGFLDSWLDDLAREQENADGIVPFIVPNVLGPARPAAAWGDAATVVPWVLTERFGDVDTIARQYPSMTSWADALLDIAGERRLWEGRFQFGDWLDPDAPPEQPADAKTDADIVATAHLFLSTDLVARAAELLGHEDDAVTYRALAEEVRRAFLDEYVTPSGRMVSDAQTAYAMAIRFGIAPVEQHAALGARLAELTRRSGYRISTGFVGTPIIQDALTETGHVDTATRLLTQTENPSWLYPVTMGATTIWERWDSMLPDGTINPGQMTSFNHYALGAVADWLHRVVAGLAPDEAGYRVIRIAPTPLPGFDHAAAEHHTPYGTARVGWQREGGRIRIEAIVPPNTSARVVLPGGEELEVGSGEHEWTVDDTVVTAPPASVSLQSSLAQIVDDPAAYRAVLDVLEARKPEAAEALRLRTPWLPDRELGETLSNRTGTDVQEAVADALAALDAERGVAR